One part of the Pirellulaceae bacterium genome encodes these proteins:
- a CDS encoding flagellar hook-length control protein FliK has protein sequence MMESKVGPLTGTSPWNLPGQTYWPTRNIATRVDFESLLALPAQALTKPATSPSQDSGSDTSQARLSHEPPTDQACDAQDCSPTASSDQAARPDREQQQSESQATSNIQSEAMDAVHYVAPIQNTQTQTDARPAEVQTVSLASAGGELQVAGRTDGDQSQSEKSDTLAMVSEVVSADPEAGHEDVFDVDASKLNHETHRTDQPRAKKSKTAESSDRQNEANRQTETAEQLLQPAAQGTKLIVQAAPGQTLTDLTSEMPLGPAPTAKAIELGAENTQPRRGSGRRNRASRADRAGSLANTSREMTVTGRNTVLNGNDKQGLQDTADARAVRAAAIPSSKQDLNPASLNVGQPSTEKSSAVGTPIAVNNSLIGADPSTNHEPSSVLPTTMMGHHMATASSGESATAAQPLAAAGSTSNADAASARGNSPTTPHSATTQTGSAVGGNGATESKPTVSGDGQSANMSQIDRARLVQRVARSFSRLGPDGGNLQLRLHPPELGSLAVQVRLDGRNLSAHMTTQSEMAREVIMESLPQLRSQLADQGFTVVDFSVEVGGQGAEFGGQNDGQQQHSPSNLSSPPTDWRRSLHLRRQLDLGQGSDTPLRKATAVTAQGIDLQA, from the coding sequence ATGATGGAATCCAAAGTCGGTCCATTGACCGGCACCAGCCCATGGAACCTGCCCGGTCAAACCTATTGGCCAACGCGCAACATTGCCACGCGGGTTGATTTCGAATCACTATTAGCGCTGCCTGCGCAGGCTCTTACCAAGCCCGCCACATCGCCATCACAAGATTCTGGCTCAGATACAAGCCAAGCGCGACTGAGTCATGAGCCGCCGACCGACCAAGCCTGCGATGCTCAGGATTGCTCGCCGACCGCATCTTCAGATCAGGCAGCCCGGCCGGACCGAGAGCAGCAACAATCCGAAAGCCAAGCAACATCGAATATTCAATCCGAAGCCATGGATGCTGTGCATTATGTAGCGCCAATTCAGAACACTCAAACTCAGACCGATGCACGCCCAGCTGAAGTACAAACCGTAAGCCTGGCATCTGCTGGGGGGGAGCTACAGGTAGCCGGAAGGACAGATGGCGACCAATCCCAATCCGAAAAGAGCGACACATTAGCAATGGTGTCCGAAGTTGTATCTGCTGACCCTGAAGCTGGCCACGAAGATGTTTTCGACGTAGATGCCTCCAAGCTGAATCACGAAACGCATCGTACTGACCAGCCACGCGCCAAAAAATCAAAAACCGCAGAGTCATCCGACAGACAAAATGAAGCCAACCGTCAAACGGAGACCGCCGAGCAGTTATTACAACCTGCCGCGCAAGGCACGAAATTAATAGTCCAGGCTGCGCCGGGCCAAACCTTGACCGACTTGACAAGCGAAATGCCACTAGGACCAGCCCCTACAGCCAAGGCAATCGAACTGGGCGCCGAAAATACTCAACCTCGCCGTGGATCAGGACGTCGCAATCGAGCGAGTCGAGCTGATCGAGCTGGCAGCCTAGCAAACACAAGCCGTGAAATGACGGTGACTGGTCGCAATACAGTTCTGAATGGGAACGACAAGCAAGGTCTGCAGGACACCGCCGACGCACGGGCAGTTCGAGCTGCCGCGATTCCGTCATCCAAACAAGACTTGAATCCCGCAAGTCTCAATGTCGGGCAACCATCGACGGAAAAAAGTTCTGCCGTAGGTACGCCCATTGCTGTCAACAATAGTCTGATCGGCGCAGACCCGAGTACCAACCACGAACCCAGTTCGGTTCTGCCGACGACAATGATGGGCCATCATATGGCCACTGCAAGTAGTGGGGAGTCCGCCACAGCAGCGCAACCACTTGCGGCTGCCGGTAGTACGAGCAACGCTGATGCTGCCTCTGCACGCGGCAACTCGCCTACTACGCCACACAGCGCAACAACGCAGACCGGCTCTGCTGTCGGAGGCAATGGAGCTACTGAGTCCAAGCCAACAGTCTCGGGCGACGGCCAGTCAGCAAACATGAGTCAAATTGATCGGGCGCGACTTGTACAGCGCGTGGCTCGCAGTTTTTCGCGGCTTGGTCCCGACGGTGGCAATCTTCAATTGCGACTGCATCCGCCGGAACTTGGTTCACTGGCGGTTCAAGTTCGGCTGGACGGTCGCAATCTGTCGGCTCATATGACGACTCAGTCCGAGATGGCCCGCGAAGTCATCATGGAATCGCTACCTCAATTGCGCAGTCAATTGGCCGATCAAGGCTTTACAGTAGTTGATTTTTCGGTCGAGGTTGGAGGACAGGGCGCGGAGTTTGGTGGACAGAATGATGGACAGCAACAACACTCACCTTCGAACCTGTCGTCACCACCGACCGATTGGCGCCGCTCACTCCACCTGCGACGGCAACTGGATCTCGGCCAGGGTTCTGACACACCACTGCGCAAGGCAACTGCCGTGACCGCCCAGGGCATTGACTTGCAAGCCTAA
- the fliJ gene encoding flagellar export protein FliJ, with product MSNFRFTLSSVQKLRQRLRDDAAKSLQQSQRAIDQLNEHVQQLLADVNEQVVLQSQANQGLVHTQKLLESQRYQLHLLNQIEVAREKISLIQQERQRRHQILIQKEQDVRALEKLQHSQWQHWQQAEAARQQYRLDEWASYRHWESASQLPGGSTGISSSANAVNAQPNSSNPSLLGE from the coding sequence ATGTCCAACTTTCGATTCACACTGTCCAGCGTTCAAAAACTGCGTCAGCGTCTGCGCGACGACGCTGCCAAGTCGCTGCAGCAATCGCAGCGGGCAATCGACCAGTTGAACGAACATGTGCAACAATTGTTGGCAGACGTTAATGAACAAGTTGTCCTGCAGAGCCAAGCCAATCAAGGCTTGGTGCATACCCAAAAGCTGCTTGAATCACAACGCTATCAACTGCATCTGCTCAACCAGATCGAAGTTGCGCGTGAAAAAATTTCGCTAATTCAACAGGAACGCCAGCGCCGCCACCAGATTTTAATTCAGAAGGAACAGGATGTTCGCGCGCTAGAAAAACTGCAGCATTCACAATGGCAACACTGGCAACAAGCTGAAGCGGCTCGACAGCAATATCGCCTGGACGAATGGGCCAGCTATCGACACTGGGAATCGGCAAGCCAGTTGCCGGGAGGCTCCACCGGAATCTCATCTTCCGCCAATGCTGTCAATGCGCAGCCCAACAGCTCCAATCCATCGCTTCTCGGAGAATAA
- a CDS encoding FliI/YscN family ATPase, giving the protein MASALPALMDRQRLHRALDKSVSSGIEGTIWSVGRNAIEAVALPVPMGALCQISRRGRGSLDAEVIGFAGAITLLAPLDGAEGISPGDRVRLVESSITIPVGPEMLGRVFDAAGRAIDGQPQPQATGRAPLDADPVPAMQRPPIDRVLTTGVRAIDALLTLGRGQRIGIFAGSGVGKSTLLGMMARGTDADVIVIGLVGERGREVQEYLQRELDPQSRKRCVTIVATSDQPALRRVQAAMAATAVAEYFRDSGKHVLLLMDSVTRFATAQREIGLSAGEAPTTRGYPPSVFSMLPRLVERSGMGPQGSITGIYTVLVEGDDTNEPISDTLRGLLDGHFVLSRKIAHQARYPALDILASLSRLQTHLVNQEHLGYCQQIRNLMSVYAANEDMITIGAYQRGSNLIVDHAITLRPAIEQFLSQPARDCAAWQATTEQLRLLAEQSPAT; this is encoded by the coding sequence ATGGCATCAGCATTACCGGCACTCATGGACAGGCAGCGACTGCATCGCGCTTTGGACAAGTCCGTCAGCAGCGGCATCGAGGGCACCATCTGGTCAGTCGGTCGCAATGCGATCGAAGCCGTGGCCTTGCCGGTGCCCATGGGAGCGCTGTGCCAGATATCTCGTCGAGGTCGTGGCAGCTTGGACGCAGAAGTTATCGGATTCGCCGGTGCAATCACACTGCTGGCCCCGTTGGATGGGGCTGAAGGCATCTCGCCAGGCGATCGTGTGCGATTGGTCGAATCGTCCATCACTATCCCCGTCGGTCCTGAAATGTTGGGTCGAGTGTTCGACGCAGCCGGACGGGCAATCGATGGTCAGCCTCAACCACAGGCAACTGGTCGAGCACCCCTGGATGCCGATCCTGTACCCGCCATGCAGCGACCGCCCATTGACCGCGTATTGACCACGGGCGTACGCGCCATCGATGCGCTGCTAACGCTCGGACGTGGACAGCGCATCGGAATCTTCGCTGGCTCAGGTGTCGGCAAAAGTACGCTGCTGGGCATGATGGCGCGCGGCACCGATGCCGATGTGATTGTGATTGGACTGGTGGGCGAACGAGGCCGCGAAGTTCAAGAATATCTACAGCGCGAATTGGATCCGCAATCGCGCAAACGCTGCGTGACCATTGTGGCCACCAGCGATCAACCGGCCCTGCGCCGCGTACAAGCCGCAATGGCTGCCACAGCAGTGGCCGAATACTTTCGCGACAGCGGTAAGCATGTACTGTTGTTGATGGACTCAGTTACACGATTTGCCACGGCGCAGCGCGAAATCGGCTTGTCTGCTGGGGAAGCACCCACCACGCGGGGTTATCCGCCCAGCGTTTTTAGCATGCTGCCTCGATTGGTCGAACGATCCGGCATGGGTCCTCAAGGATCGATCACTGGCATATACACCGTGTTAGTCGAGGGCGATGACACCAACGAACCGATCAGCGATACATTGCGAGGCCTACTGGACGGCCACTTCGTGCTCTCGCGCAAGATCGCTCATCAAGCGCGCTATCCAGCGTTGGACATCTTGGCCAGCCTCAGCCGACTACAAACTCACTTGGTCAACCAAGAACACCTGGGCTACTGCCAACAGATTCGCAATTTGATGAGTGTCTACGCTGCCAATGAAGACATGATCACCATCGGTGCCTATCAACGCGGCTCCAACCTGATCGTGGATCACGCTATCACGCTGAGGCCGGCCATCGAACAATTCCTCAGCCAACCGGCTCGCGACTGCGCCGCGTGGCAAGCCACTACCGAACAATTAAGGCTATTAGCCGAACAATCACCAGCTACATAA